One window of Cohnella hashimotonis genomic DNA carries:
- a CDS encoding SDR family oxidoreductase: protein MELQGKVAIVTGASRGIGRQIAIQLAGSGAKVIVNYASNPGKADEVVATIKQAGGEAFAIGADVSKVSDVEALFEQTLGQYGRVDIVVNNAGIMDNAAIAEVTEAAFDRQFAINVKGTYFACQQAMKHMSPGGSIINFSTSVAGAMLPTYSVYAATKGAVEQLTRQLAKEFGPKDITINCIAPGQVSTELFLTGKSEELVESFRRMNAFGRLGEPEDIANAVELLVGGKGRWITGQTLRVNGGFN from the coding sequence ATGGAATTGCAGGGAAAAGTCGCGATCGTCACAGGGGCTTCGAGAGGAATCGGGCGGCAGATCGCCATCCAACTGGCAGGCTCCGGCGCGAAGGTGATCGTCAATTATGCTTCGAATCCGGGCAAGGCGGACGAAGTCGTAGCGACGATCAAGCAAGCCGGCGGCGAAGCGTTCGCCATCGGCGCCGACGTTAGCAAAGTAAGCGACGTCGAAGCGCTGTTCGAGCAGACGCTCGGGCAATACGGCCGCGTTGACATCGTCGTCAACAATGCCGGCATCATGGATAACGCGGCGATCGCGGAAGTGACGGAGGCGGCGTTCGACCGTCAATTCGCCATCAACGTAAAAGGAACATACTTCGCTTGCCAGCAAGCGATGAAGCATATGTCGCCGGGCGGATCGATCATCAACTTCTCGACCTCCGTAGCGGGCGCGATGCTGCCGACGTACAGCGTCTATGCGGCGACCAAGGGCGCCGTCGAGCAATTGACCCGCCAACTGGCCAAGGAATTCGGTCCCAAGGACATCACGATCAACTGCATCGCGCCGGGACAGGTGTCGACCGAACTGTTTCTCACCGGGAAGTCGGAAGAGCTGGTCGAATCGTTCCGTCGGATGAACGCCTTCGGACGCCTGGGAGAGCCGGAGGACATCGCGAACGCGGTGGAGCTGCTCGTGGGAGGCAAAGGCCGCTGGATCACCGGGCAAACCCTTCGCGTGAACGGCGGCTTCAATTGA
- a CDS encoding extracellular solute-binding protein produces MDKQKKKISLLLGAVLLATTVTACGNDNEGNAAASSGASTASASASGEKMKLMVWNFDADKTNLDGYAMNAIREKFGVDIGFYNSTNDAAAIKEKLLLQIASGDIPDWWKEVPFADADKFADQGAAAEIPIDMLQQNAPKYMAWLEKNLGADPMRFVRHEDGKIYNLPVLWTLASSSEIIGYRQDWLKKVGISKTPDTVEEMEAALTKFRNDDPDGNGKKDTYGMTASATTIQTIFSSVFGAYGVYPGATVDADGKAVRGEIEPGAKEALTTLNKWFKADLIDPEFFVNKDSNVDDKVISSKVGVVQRSWWEFIQPEAFYEGKYYAQLRKNVPEADWALSSGPKGPGDSFGITQGNPMLGTGIQFGKQLEKDPAKMAAYLKMFDATSFDLDLYTKIHYGEKGKTFEIKSDGTYAYIPPYDTDEARTKFGIGNYYHAPASFNDYDFQAPFMTRGDLMPVKEAAASKGIGKYDFMTPLAKPAYDEFQDALTQLTIKSFIDFITGRRPISEFDKYVADWKKAGGDKVLAEAQATLDQLNKK; encoded by the coding sequence ATGGATAAACAGAAGAAAAAAATCTCGTTGCTGCTGGGGGCGGTGCTGCTGGCGACGACGGTGACGGCATGCGGCAACGACAATGAGGGCAATGCCGCGGCATCGTCCGGCGCGTCTACGGCCTCGGCGTCTGCATCCGGCGAAAAAATGAAATTAATGGTTTGGAACTTCGACGCGGACAAGACGAATCTCGACGGGTATGCGATGAACGCGATTCGCGAGAAGTTCGGCGTCGATATCGGATTTTACAATTCGACGAACGACGCGGCGGCTATCAAGGAGAAGCTGCTGCTGCAGATCGCCTCGGGCGACATCCCGGATTGGTGGAAGGAAGTGCCGTTCGCCGACGCCGACAAGTTCGCCGATCAAGGGGCGGCGGCGGAGATTCCGATCGATATGCTGCAGCAGAACGCGCCGAAATATATGGCTTGGCTGGAGAAAAATCTGGGCGCCGATCCGATGCGGTTCGTCCGGCACGAGGACGGGAAGATCTATAATCTGCCGGTGCTGTGGACGCTCGCTTCCTCCTCCGAGATCATCGGCTATCGCCAGGACTGGCTGAAGAAGGTCGGCATCTCAAAGACGCCGGACACCGTCGAGGAGATGGAGGCGGCGCTCACCAAGTTCCGCAACGACGATCCGGACGGCAACGGGAAGAAGGACACCTACGGCATGACGGCCAGCGCCACGACGATCCAGACCATCTTCTCGTCCGTCTTCGGCGCGTACGGCGTATATCCGGGTGCCACCGTCGATGCGGACGGCAAGGCGGTGCGGGGCGAGATCGAGCCGGGCGCCAAGGAAGCGTTGACGACGTTGAACAAGTGGTTCAAGGCCGATTTGATCGATCCGGAATTTTTCGTCAACAAAGACTCCAATGTGGACGACAAAGTCATTTCCAGCAAAGTCGGCGTCGTGCAGCGGTCGTGGTGGGAATTCATCCAGCCCGAGGCGTTTTACGAGGGGAAATATTACGCCCAATTGCGCAAAAACGTGCCGGAGGCGGACTGGGCGCTGTCCAGCGGTCCGAAGGGACCGGGCGACAGCTTCGGCATCACGCAGGGCAATCCGATGCTCGGAACGGGCATCCAGTTCGGCAAGCAGCTCGAGAAGGATCCCGCAAAGATGGCTGCTTATCTGAAAATGTTCGACGCGACCTCCTTCGATCTCGACCTGTATACGAAAATCCACTACGGAGAAAAAGGCAAGACTTTCGAGATCAAGAGCGACGGCACCTACGCCTACATCCCGCCTTACGACACGGACGAGGCGCGCACGAAGTTCGGCATCGGCAACTATTATCACGCGCCGGCCAGCTTCAACGATTACGACTTCCAGGCGCCGTTCATGACGCGGGGCGACCTGATGCCGGTCAAGGAAGCGGCCGCGAGCAAAGGGATCGGCAAGTACGACTTCATGACGCCGCTGGCCAAGCCGGCTTACGACGAGTTCCAGGACGCGCTGACGCAGCTTACGATCAAGAGCTTTATCGACTTCATCACCGGCCGCAGGCCGATTAGCGAATTCGACAAGTATGTAGCGGATTGGAAAAAGGCCGGAGGCGACAAGGTGTTGGCCGAAGCGCAGGCGACTTTGGACCAGCTCAATAAGAAATAA
- a CDS encoding alpha-L-fucosidase, with product MSSNRKNVNAARVEISGLPRKKGALQARVLPPERESDRHEGHEGPSYRWLTSDAKDGIYTPIAGAYYDVLPLSAAAVGRYVCCEAALVSGDERLVLASDTIGPIADAEGNPNTDWLHDARYGISHHLLAEFMNRVAPNDGEKWQDVESWNEVIDGFDVDRYVEQVVESGAGFVILTLGQNSGYLLSPNATYDRIAGLQPGERASIRDLPLEIADALAPHGIKLILYVPANPPSKAHLEEGDNAINRAFGYPVEVAPSQETQAKWQAVIREWSDRYGEKLAGWWFDGMWFQEAYDDLAQPYNWYSLAGAAKSGNPSRIVAFNGGIFRDRLVNSPLEDYTAGETNEIGPLPPIGRWADEREGVQWFHWTFLGRFVTDLAGWGNTGLNWPTGELADWVKSAIELQGVIALDVHVNRFGRLDPQQLEQLQAIKQAIR from the coding sequence GTGTCGTCCAATCGAAAGAACGTTAACGCAGCGCGCGTCGAAATATCGGGCTTGCCCCGCAAGAAGGGCGCGCTGCAAGCCAGGGTCCTTCCGCCGGAGCGGGAATCCGACCGGCACGAGGGGCACGAGGGGCCATCCTACCGTTGGCTCACTTCGGATGCCAAGGACGGGATTTATACGCCCATAGCCGGCGCGTACTACGATGTTCTGCCGCTCTCCGCGGCCGCAGTCGGCCGATATGTCTGTTGCGAGGCTGCGCTTGTTAGCGGAGATGAGCGTCTCGTCTTGGCCAGCGACACGATCGGACCCATTGCCGATGCGGAAGGAAATCCGAATACGGATTGGCTGCATGACGCCCGATATGGCATCTCGCACCATTTACTGGCGGAGTTCATGAACCGGGTGGCGCCGAACGACGGCGAGAAATGGCAGGACGTGGAGAGCTGGAACGAGGTGATCGACGGCTTCGACGTCGATCGTTATGTGGAGCAGGTCGTAGAGAGCGGAGCCGGCTTTGTCATCCTGACCCTCGGCCAGAACAGCGGCTACTTGCTCTCGCCCAACGCAACCTACGATCGCATCGCCGGCCTGCAGCCCGGCGAACGCGCCTCGATACGCGATCTGCCGCTTGAGATCGCCGACGCCCTGGCGCCTCACGGCATTAAGCTGATCCTATATGTGCCGGCCAATCCGCCGAGCAAGGCGCATCTGGAAGAAGGGGATAACGCGATCAACCGGGCATTCGGTTATCCGGTGGAGGTCGCGCCCTCCCAGGAGACGCAGGCCAAGTGGCAGGCGGTCATCCGCGAATGGTCGGACCGGTACGGGGAAAAGCTGGCGGGCTGGTGGTTCGACGGCATGTGGTTCCAGGAGGCATACGACGATCTGGCGCAGCCATACAACTGGTACAGTCTGGCCGGCGCCGCAAAGTCGGGCAACCCGTCGCGCATCGTGGCCTTTAACGGCGGCATCTTCCGAGACCGGCTCGTCAATTCGCCGCTGGAGGACTATACGGCGGGAGAGACCAACGAGATCGGTCCATTGCCTCCGATCGGGCGCTGGGCGGACGAACGGGAAGGCGTTCAGTGGTTCCATTGGACGTTCCTGGGGCGGTTCGTCACGGATCTGGCGGGCTGGGGCAATACGGGACTGAACTGGCCGACCGGCGAGTTGGCGGATTGGGTCAAGTCCGCCATCGAACTGCAGGGGGTCATCGCGTTGGACGTTCACGTCAACCGGTTCGGCCGTCTCGATCCGCAGCAACTGGAGCAACTGCAAGCCATTAAGCAAGCTATCCGCTAA
- a CDS encoding AraC family transcriptional regulator, which translates to MNETSRLKQASQRLANAILRHAPRSGTHRTAIPDLTLLHAIRTSEPLESVYKPSICIVAQGAKTAAVADGTYTYDPMTYLVTSVELPIFGKIVEASPEIPYLSLKLCFDADVILDVAGEIRRPELVSSEPVRGITVSRMSPALLEAACRLIELLDAPEDIPALAPLVIREMVYRLLQGEQGPLLRSFATVGSQSHLIAQSVRLINRQYERPIRVEELADAVNMSVSAFHKHFKRVTAMSPLQYQKTVRLQEAKRLMLSEALPAAEAAFRVGYESPSQFSREYARLYGRPPMQDVQELREAAAVGAGGDGIRSVGAGGVGTGNGE; encoded by the coding sequence ATGAATGAAACTTCGCGCCTGAAGCAGGCCAGTCAGCGATTGGCGAACGCCATTCTGCGCCATGCTCCGAGAAGCGGCACGCATCGAACTGCCATACCGGATTTAACGCTGCTGCACGCTATTAGAACGTCCGAACCGCTGGAGTCCGTCTACAAGCCCTCGATCTGCATCGTGGCGCAGGGCGCCAAAACGGCTGCCGTGGCGGACGGTACCTATACTTACGACCCGATGACCTACCTGGTGACTTCCGTCGAGCTGCCGATCTTCGGCAAAATCGTCGAGGCTTCGCCCGAGATTCCCTATTTAAGCCTGAAGCTGTGCTTCGATGCCGATGTCATTCTGGACGTCGCCGGCGAGATCCGGCGTCCCGAGCTCGTCTCTTCGGAGCCGGTCCGCGGCATTACCGTGAGCCGCATGTCCCCCGCCCTGCTCGAAGCCGCCTGTCGGCTGATCGAGCTGCTCGATGCGCCGGAGGACATCCCGGCGCTCGCTCCCCTCGTCATCCGCGAGATGGTGTACCGCCTGCTCCAAGGTGAACAAGGACCGCTCCTTCGCTCGTTCGCGACGGTCGGCAGCCAATCGCATCTCATCGCCCAGTCTGTCCGATTGATCAACCGGCAATACGAGCGTCCGATTCGCGTCGAAGAGCTGGCGGACGCCGTCAACATGAGCGTGTCGGCGTTCCACAAGCACTTCAAGCGCGTCACAGCCATGAGCCCGCTGCAATATCAGAAGACGGTGCGTCTGCAGGAAGCGAAGCGCCTGATGCTGTCGGAAGCCTTGCCGGCGGCCGAGGCGGCTTTTCGCGTAGGCTACGAGAGCCCGTCTCAATTCAGCCGGGAGTACGCCCGCCTGTACGGACGGCCGCCGATGCAGGACGTGCAGGAGCTTCGCGAAGCGGCGGCAGTCGGGGCGGGCGGCGATGGGATCCGCAGCGTTGGGGCGGGTGGCGTTGGGACGGGCAACGGAGAATAG
- a CDS encoding sensor histidine kinase — MHERWMPGRWMGKLAPLLILLMLAAAAASLPQRAFAAGDAGSQQPQPKTQSQSQPHAADGALQIDEAAEAGGQKIALDGEWEFYWNKLLEPQDLQSSRVQPSYRTVPSSWDTHGYGTYRLQLRVPASDVGQGKALFIRSVGSAYRLWIDGAEMEGLGKVGTALGEERPQAHINMVFFQPRDRTVEIVMQVSNYSFREGGINRDIVYGDTAALIPFVLKELLIDICVIGGFLMIGVYHLILFAMRRRDQATLWVGLLALAVSLRTLFINGYVSTQLLGIESWELLVKLEYMSEIGGLVACIFLMKRLYPQETGRWMLRISLTVTLALALFVALTPARVYTETMLLQTVVKAAVLLYFLFYVGVRAYLRKREGALIHLVALGVIVAASMNDMLYYLRLADTPELLGYSVIPFIMAQAIIVSYRYTQLSTRNNALLAEMNRLNAELEHKVALRTRSLREANDTRTKMLLNIAHDLGTPLVGIQTYLQLMLRGKAGTNREVLMQQLLDHTGYMKRLVDDLFELSKLESGGQAFQFEPVVMGPWLEAAYRKLESDLRHAGMTLRRGKWHMAAENGEDAVAAIDPGRIAQALQNYIDNAVKFSRGFGEAIELEAYVRPDPTHSRGILVIAVRDYGTGIPEEMRPHVFRRFFTQRENNEGGSGLGLAIVKEIVERHGGAVGVESKRGAGSTFSIALPLLAGTEAERSLQVPESKP; from the coding sequence ATGCACGAAAGATGGATGCCCGGAAGATGGATGGGGAAGCTGGCCCCGTTGTTGATCTTGTTGATGCTGGCAGCCGCTGCGGCATCGCTTCCGCAGCGCGCGTTCGCGGCGGGAGACGCCGGATCGCAGCAGCCGCAACCGAAAACGCAGTCGCAATCCCAGCCGCACGCGGCGGATGGCGCTTTGCAGATCGACGAGGCTGCCGAAGCCGGCGGGCAGAAGATCGCGCTTGACGGCGAGTGGGAATTTTACTGGAACAAGCTCCTCGAACCGCAGGACCTTCAATCAAGCCGCGTTCAGCCGTCCTACCGGACGGTTCCTTCCTCATGGGATACGCACGGATACGGCACCTACCGACTACAGCTGCGCGTGCCCGCATCCGACGTGGGCCAGGGCAAGGCGCTCTTCATCCGTTCCGTCGGCAGCGCTTACCGGCTCTGGATCGACGGCGCGGAGATGGAGGGGCTGGGCAAGGTGGGGACCGCGCTGGGCGAAGAGCGTCCGCAGGCGCATATCAACATGGTCTTTTTCCAGCCTCGCGACCGGACGGTGGAGATCGTCATGCAGGTGTCCAACTATTCGTTCCGCGAAGGCGGGATTAACCGGGACATCGTGTACGGCGATACGGCCGCGCTCATTCCGTTCGTCCTCAAGGAACTGCTGATCGATATTTGCGTCATCGGCGGCTTTCTGATGATCGGCGTTTATCATCTGATCCTCTTCGCCATGCGCAGGAGAGACCAAGCGACGCTGTGGGTCGGTCTGCTGGCGTTGGCCGTGTCGCTGCGGACGCTGTTTATCAACGGCTACGTGTCTACGCAGCTGCTCGGCATCGAGAGCTGGGAGCTGCTCGTCAAGCTCGAATATATGAGCGAGATCGGCGGCCTCGTCGCCTGCATCTTCCTGATGAAGCGGCTGTACCCGCAGGAGACCGGGCGATGGATGTTGAGAATCTCGCTCACCGTCACGCTCGCACTGGCGCTGTTCGTGGCGCTGACGCCGGCCCGCGTCTACACGGAGACGATGCTCCTTCAGACCGTCGTCAAGGCGGCCGTGCTGCTTTATTTTTTGTTTTATGTCGGCGTAAGGGCGTATCTGCGAAAAAGAGAAGGCGCGCTCATCCATCTCGTTGCGCTTGGCGTCATCGTCGCGGCATCGATGAACGACATGCTGTATTATCTGCGGCTGGCCGATACGCCGGAGCTGCTCGGCTACAGCGTCATTCCTTTTATTATGGCGCAGGCAATCATCGTATCGTACCGCTATACGCAGCTGTCGACGCGCAACAACGCGCTGCTGGCGGAGATGAACCGGCTGAACGCGGAGCTGGAACACAAGGTGGCGCTGCGTACACGCAGCCTTCGCGAGGCGAACGATACCCGGACGAAGATGCTGCTTAATATCGCGCACGATCTGGGCACGCCGCTTGTCGGCATACAGACGTATTTGCAATTAATGCTGCGGGGGAAAGCCGGGACGAATCGGGAGGTGCTGATGCAGCAACTGCTCGATCATACCGGGTATATGAAACGCCTGGTCGACGATCTGTTCGAGCTGTCCAAGCTGGAATCGGGCGGACAGGCATTCCAATTCGAGCCGGTCGTCATGGGACCCTGGCTGGAAGCGGCGTATCGCAAGCTCGAGTCCGATCTGCGTCACGCGGGTATGACGCTGCGCCGGGGCAAGTGGCACATGGCGGCGGAGAACGGCGAAGATGCGGTCGCCGCGATCGATCCGGGCCGCATCGCGCAGGCGCTGCAAAATTATATCGACAACGCGGTCAAGTTCAGCAGAGGCTTCGGCGAGGCGATCGAGCTCGAGGCATACGTCCGCCCGGATCCGACGCATTCGCGAGGCATCCTTGTCATCGCCGTTCGCGATTACGGCACGGGCATTCCGGAGGAGATGCGGCCGCATGTATTCCGCCGTTTTTTCACGCAGCGGGAAAACAATGAGGGCGGCAGCGGTCTGGGGCTGGCGATCGTAAAGGAAATCGTCGAGCGGCATGGTGGCGCGGTCGGCGTCGAGAGCAAGAGGGGGGCGGGAAGCACGTTCAGCATCGCGCTGCCGCTCTTGGCCGGCACTGAGGCGGAGCGCTCGCTTCAGGTACCCGAATCAAAGCCATGA
- the tnpC gene encoding IS66 family transposase yields the protein MIDKKLIKQISHSDPETIEAFITSLVDQFTATIEQYTAKIEKLENRIKDLERQLGQNSRNSSKPPSSDGFRKPTNSRQPGGKKGAPKGHDGHTLLFSEAPDHVVHQTLSVCGACQASLEAVPPLDYERRQVFDLPAPRVVVTEYRSEKKRCPHCRCTQRALFPEGVNAATQYGDGFAAWTAYLSAFQMIPLARIGQLFADLTRYRPSDATLLSYLKVMHHRLAPAEQHAREALLKSDHLHCDETGLRVQDHEHWLHTASTADYTLFTVHPSRGSVGMKAGEILSTYTGTVMHDSYGAYFKDEFSFSHSLCCAHLLRECQGISEHDKHTWSTRMKTLLQESWKTASDHRKRGEPLRQEHIQQMQQQYDEILKQGELEWSKDPVRPKTGPRGRKTKSKAANLGQRFLSYKDAILRFLYDAKAPFDNNQAERDIRMVKVKDKVSGCFRTEQGAKVFARVRGFISTLLKQQLPVLSSLSAALRGTFTFG from the coding sequence ATGATAGATAAGAAACTCATCAAGCAGATCAGCCATAGCGATCCTGAGACCATCGAGGCGTTCATTACATCGCTGGTCGATCAGTTTACCGCTACAATCGAGCAGTATACCGCTAAAATTGAGAAGCTTGAAAACCGAATCAAAGACCTCGAACGTCAGCTTGGCCAAAACTCCCGCAATAGCAGCAAACCGCCTTCAAGTGATGGTTTCCGCAAACCGACCAACTCGCGGCAACCCGGCGGAAAAAAGGGAGCGCCAAAGGGCCATGACGGACATACGCTGCTATTTTCTGAAGCGCCGGATCACGTCGTTCATCAAACCCTATCCGTCTGTGGCGCTTGTCAGGCGTCGCTCGAAGCCGTGCCGCCTTTGGACTACGAGAGACGTCAGGTTTTTGACCTGCCTGCGCCACGCGTAGTGGTCACCGAGTATCGCTCAGAGAAAAAGCGTTGTCCGCATTGCAGGTGTACGCAGCGCGCCCTATTTCCTGAGGGCGTGAATGCTGCCACACAATACGGCGACGGGTTTGCAGCCTGGACTGCGTATTTGAGCGCGTTTCAAATGATTCCGCTTGCGCGTATTGGGCAGCTCTTTGCCGATTTAACCCGTTACCGTCCGAGCGATGCCACACTCTTGTCGTACCTTAAAGTCATGCATCACCGACTAGCACCGGCTGAGCAACATGCGCGCGAGGCGCTGCTGAAAAGCGACCATCTGCATTGCGACGAAACGGGCCTTCGTGTCCAAGATCACGAGCACTGGCTACATACTGCCTCCACTGCCGATTACACGCTATTTACCGTTCATCCCAGCCGCGGAAGTGTGGGCATGAAAGCAGGAGAAATCTTGTCTACTTACACGGGAACGGTGATGCATGACAGCTACGGCGCTTACTTTAAAGATGAATTCTCCTTCTCCCACTCGCTCTGCTGCGCCCATCTGCTTCGTGAATGCCAGGGGATAAGCGAGCATGACAAGCATACCTGGTCGACGCGGATGAAAACGTTGCTGCAGGAAAGCTGGAAGACAGCTTCGGACCACCGAAAACGAGGTGAGCCTTTGAGACAGGAACACATCCAGCAGATGCAGCAACAGTACGACGAAATTCTAAAACAAGGTGAACTGGAATGGTCTAAAGACCCCGTTCGCCCCAAAACCGGCCCGAGAGGCCGAAAAACGAAAAGCAAAGCGGCGAATTTGGGACAGCGGTTCCTGAGTTACAAGGACGCCATTCTCCGCTTTCTTTATGATGCCAAGGCGCCCTTTGACAATAACCAAGCCGAACGCGATATTCGCATGGTGAAAGTTAAAGATAAGGTTTCAGGCTGCTTTCGCACAGAGCAAGGTGCAAAGGTTTTTGCGCGCGTACGCGGCTTCATTTCCACGCTTCTCAAGCAACAACTCCCTGTACTCTCCTCCCTTTCAGCCGCACTCCGCGGCACTTTTACTTTCGGTTGA
- a CDS encoding alpha-L-fucosidase — translation MTTRQRPFRRSNRTYSLVLALLVVLALIPPHRAQAQTYNANTDWFMQGKFGLFVQWLYGGGDITGDWNTLVNNFDVDYFAKQVSETGAKYVIFTLGQNSGYFASPNATYDSLVGRTASTSKMSTRDLPEDLYDALNPYGIKLMLYLPARSPSDDPDAVAALGDPTPIYDHLAPQAFQAKWESVVQEWSDRYGAKVAGWWFDGTYNNGAMYGKPDISQAYTDYTAAHNFQTFAAAAKHGNADAIVSFDPGLSVEAPMTTHADYITGEQNLLQYVPSQYNAAPYSRWIGGVQWSETAYQGYDWARNGFKYSTLDLTNYFSTVTNQSGVISIGPNVSKEGHINSPQYAQLVNMHNAIAGVGPGVTVVEDNDAGISYSGTWLTSVPSGTGYSGNNGHFTTTAGSYSEYTFNGTNVVWSGVKGPDHGTADVYIDGALDNSVDLYAAHRFVNTEIYSKVGLTNGPHTIKIVARSDKNSASTGTYVEVDRFNITTGTPTVIDDTASGFTYAGTWLTSVPSGTGYWNNTGHFSTTSGSYAQYVFNGASIEWYGAIGPDHGKADVYIDGTLDQTVDLYNANRYIDDQIYVKRGLSNGSHTIQIVARSDKNAASTDYYVEVDRLNSSKGTPIVTWDDSNSQLAYSGTWSTGISTGTGYYRDTGHHTTAAGAYMQASFTGTSVEWRGKTDADHGMADVYIDGVLDQTVDLYSEERFTDVAVYRKQGLTTGTHTIKVVAKNSKNVRSTNYYVEVDALSFQ, via the coding sequence ATGACGACGCGTCAAAGACCGTTTAGACGTTCTAATCGTACGTACTCGCTGGTTCTGGCTTTACTGGTTGTTCTGGCACTCATCCCGCCTCACCGCGCGCAGGCCCAGACGTACAATGCCAACACGGATTGGTTCATGCAGGGGAAATTCGGGCTGTTCGTTCAGTGGCTGTACGGCGGCGGGGATATTACGGGCGATTGGAACACGCTGGTCAACAACTTTGACGTCGATTATTTTGCGAAGCAAGTGAGCGAGACCGGGGCGAAGTACGTCATTTTTACGCTCGGGCAGAACAGCGGTTACTTCGCTTCGCCCAATGCGACTTATGACAGTCTTGTCGGGCGCACTGCTTCTACATCAAAGATGTCGACGCGGGATTTGCCGGAAGACCTGTACGACGCGCTGAATCCTTACGGCATCAAGCTGATGCTTTACTTGCCCGCCCGCTCGCCTTCGGACGACCCGGACGCGGTCGCGGCGCTCGGCGATCCGACGCCGATCTACGACCATCTGGCGCCGCAAGCCTTCCAGGCCAAGTGGGAGAGCGTCGTTCAGGAATGGTCGGACCGTTACGGCGCGAAGGTGGCGGGCTGGTGGTTCGACGGGACTTACAATAACGGCGCCATGTACGGCAAACCGGATATTTCGCAAGCCTATACGGATTACACCGCCGCGCACAACTTTCAGACCTTTGCAGCCGCCGCCAAGCACGGCAATGCCGATGCGATCGTCTCCTTCGATCCGGGTCTGTCGGTAGAAGCGCCGATGACCACGCATGCGGATTATATTACAGGCGAGCAAAACCTGCTCCAATACGTGCCTTCCCAATACAACGCGGCGCCTTATTCCAGATGGATCGGCGGGGTCCAGTGGAGCGAGACGGCCTATCAGGGCTACGATTGGGCGCGCAACGGCTTCAAGTATTCGACGCTGGATTTAACCAACTATTTTTCGACGGTGACCAATCAGAGCGGCGTCATCTCCATCGGACCGAACGTGAGCAAGGAAGGTCATATCAATTCTCCGCAATATGCGCAGCTGGTCAACATGCATAACGCGATCGCGGGCGTAGGGCCAGGCGTGACCGTTGTCGAAGACAACGACGCCGGCATCTCCTATTCCGGAACCTGGCTGACCAGCGTGCCGTCGGGGACGGGATATTCGGGGAACAACGGTCACTTTACGACGACCGCGGGCAGCTACTCGGAATATACGTTTAACGGCACCAACGTGGTCTGGTCCGGCGTCAAAGGTCCCGATCACGGCACGGCGGACGTGTATATCGACGGCGCGCTGGACAATTCGGTCGATTTGTACGCGGCCCATCGCTTCGTCAATACGGAGATTTACTCCAAGGTGGGTCTGACAAACGGCCCGCATACGATCAAGATCGTCGCTCGGAGCGACAAAAACAGCGCTTCGACGGGCACCTACGTAGAAGTGGATCGCTTCAATATTACGACGGGGACGCCGACGGTCATCGACGATACGGCCAGCGGGTTTACCTACGCCGGCACGTGGCTGACCAGCGTACCTTCGGGAACCGGTTATTGGAACAATACGGGCCATTTCTCGACGACAAGCGGAAGCTACGCGCAATATGTGTTTAACGGCGCCAGCATCGAATGGTACGGCGCCATCGGTCCGGATCACGGCAAAGCCGACGTGTATATCGACGGCACGCTCGATCAGACCGTCGATCTCTACAATGCCAACCGGTATATCGATGATCAAATTTACGTTAAACGCGGGCTCTCGAACGGGTCGCATACGATCCAGATCGTCGCACGCAGCGACAAGAACGCGGCTTCGACCGACTATTACGTGGAAGTCGATCGGCTGAACAGCTCGAAGGGCACGCCGATCGTCACCTGGGACGACAGCAACTCGCAGCTGGCTTATTCCGGTACGTGGAGCACAGGGATCTCGACCGGCACCGGCTATTATCGCGATACCGGCCATCACACGACGGCAGCCGGCGCGTATATGCAGGCCAGCTTCACGGGAACGAGCGTGGAATGGCGCGGCAAGACGGACGCCGACCACGGGATGGCCGACGTGTATATCGACGGCGTGCTGGACCAGACGGTCGATCTGTACAGCGAAGAACGCTTCACCGACGTGGCCGTCTACCGCAAGCAAGGCCTGACGACCGGCACGCATACGATCAAAGTGGTGGCCAAGAACAGTAAAAACGTGAGATCGACGAATTATTATGTAGAAGTGGATGCCTTGTCGTTCCAGTAG